CCGCGTACTTCAAGGACAACTTCCTCGACAACACGAGCGGCTCGATTCAGGAGAGCGTGACGCAGGGAAGCCCCTACATCGAGCTCCCGTCGGCAACGGTCCGCGTCAACTCGATCTTCCCCGATGGCAATGCCGGCACCTCGAACCTTCAGTTCGGCGGGAACACCGGCCTCCCGCGAAACTCGCACACACTGAACACCGAGCTGCAGAACGAGATTTCCTGGATCAGCCTCGACAACAAGCACCGCTACAAGTTCGGCCTCGACTTCCGCTACAACCGCTACTCGCAGGACAACACGACGAACCGCTTCGGAACGTACACGTACAACTCCATCCAGGATTTCGAGGACGGCGTGCCGGCGAGCTTCAGCCGTCGACTCCAGGTGAACCAGCGCTTTGGCGACGACATCGGCGCGTCCGGCTGGCTGGGCGACGCGTGGCGCGCGACTCCGCGATTCCAACTGACGTACGGTCTGCGCGTCGACGCTTCTCACTTCCAGGGCAATCCGCAGTTCAACCCGGCGATCGACTCCGTTTATCAGCTTCGAAACGACGCCGTGCCGCGCGGCATCTACGTCAGCCCGCGCCTGGGCTTCAGCTGGACGTACGGAACGAATCCGCAGATCGGCGGCTTCCAAGGCGCCCAGCGCGGATCGCGCGGACAGATCAGCGGCGGCTTCGGACAGTTCCAGAACCTGCCGAGCTCCCCGCTCATCGCCGCGGCCGTCGATCAGACGGGACTCCCGTCGGCGGCGCAGCAGTTGAGCTGCATCGGGAGTGCCGTTCCGTCGCCCGACTGGCAGCAGTATCTCCAGAACACGGGGATGATCCCGACGACGTGCGCGGGCGACATCTCGTCGTTCACGAGCACGGTACCGAACGTCGTGCTCTTCTCCAAGGATTACATCCCGCAGCGAAGCTGGCGCGCGAACTTGAACTGGAACGCGCCGATTCTGAACAACATGTTCCGGCTCACGAGCGGCGCAACGTACTCGTTGAACCTGAACCAGCAGAGCCAGGTCGACCTGAACTTCAACCGCAAGCCGGTGTTCACGCTCTCGAACGAGGGCCGGCCGATCTACGTCGATCCGTCGCTGATTTTCCCGTCGACGGGCCAGACGATCGAGACGGGCTCACGCGTCTCGTCGGAGTTCGCGAACGTCACGAACTATGTATCCGACCTTCATTCGCATACGACACAGCTCCAGGTCGGCATCTCGCCGGTGGCATTCAACTCGGCGTTCCAGTGGGGCGTGACGTACGTCTGGCAGAAAGTCCTCGACGAGCAGCGCGGGTTTGGCGGCGGCAGTACAGCGAGCGATCCGTACCTGATCCAGTGGGCGCGCGGCAACCAGGACGCTCGCCACCAGATCACCTACAACATCGGGTACACGTTCCATCAGGCCGTGAGCGTCGTCGCGCTCGGCCGGGTCCAGTCGGGGAATCCTTTTACGCCGATGGTGGCGGGCGACATCAACGGCGACGGCTACAACAACGATCGAGCGTTCATCTACGATCCATCCAGGGTCACCGGCGACTCGGCTCTGGCGGCCGGAATGCGCAACCTGCTCGCGAACGCACCCAGCTCGGTGAAGTCGTGCCTCCAGAGCCAGCTTGGCACGATCGCCGGTCGGAACAGCTGCCAGGCTCCATGGTACACGACGCTCAGCCTGCGCGTCTCGCTCATCTCGCAGGCCATGAGGGTCGTTCCGGACCGCGCCACGATCTCGCTCGGCATCGCCAACCCGCTTACGGGTCTCGACGCGCTCGTCCACGGCTCGAACAACCTGCATGGCTGGGGTGCGCCGTCGTTCGCCGACCCGACGCTCTTGCTGGCCAAGGGCTTCGACCCGGCGTCGCAGCAGTACCAGTACACGGTGAACCCGCGCTTTGGCGCGAATCGGCAGGCCACCACCACGCTCCTCGCGCCGACGCAGCTCACCCTCGACGTGCGTCTCGACGTCGGGCCGGAGCGTGAACGCCAAGACCTGTTCCTTCGCCTGCGCTCGGGCCGCGGCGGCCGCGGCAACAAGCTCAGCGCCGATCAGATCAAGATTCAGTACGAGCGCACCTACCCGAACCCGTTCGAGCAGATGCTCCGCCAGCAGGACTCGCTGGGCCTGAGCAACGAGACCGCCGACAGCATCGCGATCCTGAACAAGGCGTACGGCAAGGTGATCGACTCGATCTGGACGCCCGTCGCGGCGTACCTCGCCGGGCTCGAGGAGAAGTACGATCTCGACGCCGCCTACGATCGCGTGCGCACGGCGGAGAACAGGTCGCTCGATCAGATGGCGATCTACGGACCAGCGGCCAAGAATTTGTTGACGCCCGAGCAGGTCCGAAAGCTCCCGCCGTTCATCGCGCTGTTCCTCGACAATCAGGCGATTCGCCAGGTGAGACCGGGACGGGCGGGCGGAGGACGAGGCGGATTCTTCGGAGGATGATGCAGTTTCTAGAAAGCTCTTTCGGACGGCGCCGTCGTGATGACGGCGCCGTTCTTTTTTACTTCGGCATCAGCCTGGGTCCTCGGCCACTCTGAGTTCGATCGCCTAGTGGCTCTTTGCCCTCACGTGACTGTGCGCGCCCGGGCTCGTCGTTCGGTCATGCCCCTCGACTCTCTCCGCTCCGCCGCGCGCAGTCTCCGCCGTCAGCCTGCCTTCGTCTCGGTCGTCGTTCTGTCGCTCGCCCTCGGCATCGCGCTCAACACGACTATGTACGGCATGCTCGACGCGCTCCTCCGTCCGCGCATCGACGTGCGCGATCCGGCGCAGCTCTACTGGATCCGCTTCTACGGCGACTACAAGTGGCACGTGGACGCCCCGACTCGCGACACGGTGTTGTCGAGCGGGCTGCACACGTACGAGTCGGTGACTCGTGCCGAGCTCGCGATCTTCGCGCAGCAGATCCAGCACGACGGTCACTTCTCCGAAGGCGTCGTGCAGGGTGTTGCCTGGAACTATTTCGACGTGCTCGGCGCGCGCCCCCTCGCCGGTCGCACGTTCATCTCCTCCGACGAGACGCCGGATCCATCGGCGATCGTCATCGGCCAAACGGTCGCGTCGCAGCTGTTCCCAAACGGCGATTCGCCGATCGGCGCCACGATCACGATCAACCACCAGCCACGCGTCGTCGTCGGCGTCGTGTCGGACTTCACACGGCTCCCCGGCGAGCTGGCGGTCGCTTGGCAGGTCGCCCCGCGCAAGCTGCGCGGCGGGTTGTTTCAACGACTCATCCGCCTTCGTCCCGGCGCGACTCGTGCCGACGCCGAGCGCGAGCTGTCGACGGTGTCCGCGCGCATCGCGATCGCGGCGGGCGAGAATCCGAAAGACGACGTGCTCCGCTTCCACCAGGCGGCCGACCCCGAGTTCCAGCTTCGCCCGATGCATCGGGGTCTCATCTATGCCGTCGCGGCGATCCTGCTCGTGGCGTGCGCCAACCTGGCGAACATTCAGCTGGCTCGCGGCATCGGACGCCGGCGCGAGCTCGCGCTTCGATCGGCATTGGGCGCGTCGCGCAGCCGGATCATCACGCACTTGATGGGCGAGAGCATCATTCTCGGCGTCGCCGGGCTCGCGCTGGGGCTCGTGCTCACCTATTGGGGCGCGAGGTCGCTCCACGCGTCGATCCCCCCGACCGTGGGCAAGTACATCGTCGAGCCGCAGATGAGTTGGCGCGTGTTGGTATTCGCGATCGTCGCGCTGCTCTTCTGTTTGTTCGCGGTCGGTCTCGCGCCCGCGATCAGCATCTCGCGCACGGATCCGAACGAGCTGCTCAAGTCGGGCGCCGGCACCGGAGCGACGAAGCGGAATCGGCGGCGCTACGCGTTGCTGGTCGGCGTGGAGATCGCGCTGTCGCTCGCGCTGTGCTGCATCGCCACCGCGACGGTGCACACCTGGATGTTCTACAAAGGCCGCACCTCGGTTGGGTACGATCCCCGCATGCTGTCGACGGGTAGTCTCACCGTGCAGGTCCCGCCGGGCAGCGCCGTGCGGTACTCCGAGCTCCTGCAGACGATGGCCGCGCGCATCTCGGCGATTCCCGGCGTGACCGGCGCGGCGACCGCCGCACCGCTGGGAATGCCCGAGGGCAGCGCCGTCACCGTCGCGGACGCCGGCGGGGTCCGCGAGTTTCCCGCGCCGCTCTTCGGCGTGACAGCCGTGTCACCGTCGTACGTGCGCACGATGGGCTGGCCGGTCGTGCGCGGTCGCGATTTCATCGAGGGCGAACGCGATCGCGGAGGTCTGATCATCGATCAGGCGACCGCCCGAAAGCTCTGGCCCAACAACAACCCGATCGGAGCGCTGCTCAAGCTCGGCTACAAGAAGTCGAACCGGCCGTACGTTCCGGTCGTCGGCATCATCGGCGAGCAGAAGGGGTTCGAGACGCCGACCGAGGATTCGCAGACCGGCGCACGGCTCGGGCGCGTGTTCTACTTGCCCGGCCCGAACGACACGGCGACCGCCTCGCGCGTGTTGATGACGTTCAGAGCGCGCGCCGCGAATCATCCGGAGCGGTTGCCGACGGTTCTTCGTGAACAAATCGGCTCGTTCCCCGACGCCAATGTGTCGCAGGTCATGACGATGGTGGACTTCCTCGGAATCACGACCGGACTGCAGGGCGCGCGCTTCTTGTCCGAATTGTTCGTGGCGTTCGCGCTGTTGGCGATCGCGCTCGCCGCGTTCGGCGTGTACGGCGTCGTCGCGCACGCTGTCGCGGAGCGGCGGCGCGAGCTCGGCGTCCGTGTGGCGCTCGGCGCGACGACGCGCGACATCCTGCACGCGGTGCTGCGAGAGTCCGTGGTCGTAGCGCTGGCCGGCGCCGCGGGCGGTCTCTATCTCACCAGGGGCGGCGTGCTGCTGGTGTCGGAGATCGCCATGCTCGACGTCTACAACGCGCCGATGTTCGCACTCGTGGCCATCGCGGTGCTAGGAGTCGCGACCGCGACGGCTTTTGTCCCGGCGATGAGAGCGACGAGAATCGATCCCACGGAGTCGCTCAGAGCGGAGTGACAGCCAACCGCGATTGTCGGCCAGTCTGGTTTCTGGTGGCCGGTCAAAGCTCGGCGCGCGCTAGAAATCGGACGTCTGATATCCGACATCGGACCTCAGACCAGCTCGCCGGTTCGTGCCCCGCTTGGGCCGGGGCTTAAACCTTTCGATAAGAGCCGACCGGCATGGCGAGGGCTGGGCTGACATCGGACGTCCGCTATCAGACGTCCGATGTCCCACAAGAATGTGGACCGCTCGGAGAGACAGCCGCGGAATGGCCGCCGCGCCGTTTACTTGACCAACTTCGCCCCGGTCAATAGGGCCACCGCGGCAAGCGTCGTCTGCGCCGCATTCAGCCCCAACCTGAAATCCTTGTCGTTGTACGTCGAGTACAAATCCGTCGGCTGGTGCCACTGCGGGTCCCACCCGGCGCCGATCTGTTCGCCGCGCTCGTTCTCGCGCAGAGAAATCGACGGCACGAGATCCTGGAACGGTCCCGAATCGGTGTTCGTCATGTGCTGCCCGACGCGCGCGGGATAATCCGTCGCGTATTTCTCGTTCGCCGTTTGGAAGAACCACGCGAGCTTCTGCGCGCCTTCGGCGTGCTTGGACGTGACTTGGAATTCGATGTTGACGTCGGCCTCGGGACGCTGGTCGGGACTCATCGTGCCGTCGGGGCGCGGCATGCCGTGGTCGAACATCATCATGTCGTGCTGGATCATGCCCAGCCATTTGGGCTCGGGGTATTTCCCCGAGCCGGGCGGATTCTCCCTGCCCTGAAGCGAATCGCGCTGCGCGATGTAGGCGCGCGCTCCGTTCGTGCCCGTCTCTTCGTTGTTCCAGAGGATGAATCGGATCGAGCGATCCGTCTTCACGTCGGGGCTGCTGAAGACGCGCGCGACCTCCATGACCAGCGCGGTGCCCGAGCCGTCGTCGTTCGCCGCTTCGTTCCAGCCGTGGCCGTCCATGTGGCCGCCGACGATGTACATCTCCTCCGGATGCGTCGAGCCGACCTTCGTGCAGAACACTTCTTGGCGCTCGCCGTCCTTGGCGGGCTCGGTGTCGAGCGCGCGAATGCGCGGGTCAGGCTGCTTTAGCGAATCCGTATTGACGCCTGTTTGGATCCGGTAGCCGCGAATGCGGCCGCCGCCTTGCGCGGCGTTGCCACGGCCCCGACCGCGGCCGCCGGCGCTGTCGCCGCCGGCACCGCCGCGCGCGCGCGGAGGAGGCGTGACGTACGTGTAGGTGATGCGCTCGGTCGGTGTGCAGCCATAGCTCTTGAGCTGCGCCTCGATCCAGTCGACCGCCTTGCGGTTGCGCTCAGTTCCCTGTCGCCGATCGCCGAACTGCGTGAGGCCCTTGATGGTCGCCTTGTACTTCTCGAGATCGAGGCGGGCCACCATGAGGCGGACCGGATCGTTCAGGGTGTCAGGCGGCGCGCCTTCACTGCCGGCCGCCCCGCGCTGTGCTTGAATCGGCGCAGCGGCCAGGGCGAGAAGAGTCGAAATAGTCGCGACGGAAACCGCCGCGCGAGGCCTTAGAATGCGAGTGAGGGTGCTCATGATCTCGGGGGATTGGACGCCGGATCATGAGCACCCTCACTTCACCCTGCAAGTACCGCTAGCGCCGACGACCACGCGGCGGGCCGCTGTCGCTGTTCCCCGTGCCCACCTGGAACGAGAGCCCGAACCGAAGCTCGTTGGTGCGGGCGGGAGCCTCGTAGGCAGTCGGTAGGACGAACTCGGTCATCCGCCACCGCGCTTCGCCGAACAGATCGATCGCGTGCGCCAGCGGCACGTTGGCGCCGAGTCCGTAGCTCCAGTCGTTGCGCGTCTTCGTGCTCGCCACGTTCTGAACGCCCTCCACACCGACGCCGGCGAACACGAACGGCGTGATCGAGCGCGAAGATCCGTCATTCCGGCCGAAGAGAAACATCGCGTCGGCGTCGGCGCCCCACGGGCGCGTCTCGGTAGAGACGGCCGTTGAATTGTTCGCGGCCTGAAGGGCCAAGTTGCCGCTGGCCCGGAAGGCCAGGCCGCCATTCCCGCCGAGCGTCAGCGCGAGCCCGGCCAGAGGGCTGCTCCCGGTGGACGGCAGAAAAGACACGAAGGGCGTGACGGCAAGATCGGATCGTTGGGCAGAGGCCGCGACGACGGGTGCGGCGATGCCGGCGAGGAGAAGCTGCGGCAGCCGGAAGGGGATGGCTCGAGGCACGGGCGACTCCGGAAAGGGTTCTGTCGCCCCGGCGAGAGTGCACGTCGGGTTCCAAGGTTCCCGTTCTTCGCCAACTCATTGATCCACTGATACTTGCATCGTCGTAGCTCTGCCGTCGGTCCTGGGCGGTGTCCCGTTGGTTGGACAATGTGTGTCGCCGCGGGAGGTCTTCGCCCCAGTTTCGGCCGATGGTACGTTCGGAGTTCGGCACTCTCGGCCTTCGGCGGAGTCGAGGTTCGGCGATTTCGGGGTCTCGGTATTCCGCAGACTCGGCGTTCCGGCAATTTTCGACGTTCGGCAAATTCGGAGTCCGGCGGTTTTCGGCATTCAGGAGCCTCTAATGAGCATCGGAACATCAATGCTGGCCGAGTTCGATCGGGAGATGGCGACCACCAGGCGGGTGCTGGAGCGAGTCCCCACCGACCAAGGCACGTGGAAGCCGCACGAGAAGTCGTTCGCGCTCGGCCATCTCGCGCAGCTCGTGGCCGGCATGCCGGGCTGGATCACGCTGACGATCCGCAACCCCGACCTGGATCTCAAAAGCGGGAGCGGCTACTCCTTTCAACCGACGGACAGCCTGGTCGCGCAGTTCGACAAGAACGTCGGTGAAGCGCGCGCCGAGCTCGCGAAGGTCAGCGATCAAGCCTTCGACGAGCCGTGGTCGCTCAAGATGGGCGATCGCGTGCTCACGACCGAGCCGCGCGGCGTGGTGGTGCGAACGCACATCAACCACCTCGTGCACCATCGCGGGCAGCTCACCGTCTATCTGCGGCTGCTGAACGTCCCGGTTCCGTCGATCTACGGACCGACGGCGGACGAGCGCACGTTCGGCTGACGGCTATCGATTGCGGAAGGTGTACTTCGTCCAGACGACGACCATTCCGCATTCGTTCGGCCGGCCGGGCGGAATCAACTCGGCGGGAACCATCAGCGGCCGCGCGTACACCTCGACCGCGGCGACCTCGTGGGACTGGAGGTCCGACAGTGCGTTGCCCGATGTTTCGATTCCGTCCATGAGCAACGTCGGCGAACAGGCCACGCCCTTGTCGTTCGTGGTGGTGAGCGCCACCTGACCGAGGCGCCGCACCATCCGGATGCCCGGCACGTCGTTGAACACGTTGATGAAATCGGGATAGTGCGCGATCGACGTGGAGTCGAGCATGTAGCCGGCCCCGCCCTTTCGCCGCGCGTCGAACTCCTGCGCCATCACATGCACACCGGGCGTCGCCGTCGTTCGCATCCCCTTGAGAACGATCGGCCGCCCGAACTGCAGGGCGACGCGCGTCGTGTCGTGCGGCATGACGTCGATGGTCTGCGAGACGGGCGATACGCCGACCGAGAGCACTTCGATCTGCTGTGTGCCGATCGGAACGTCGTGGAGCACGAAGCGGCCGTCCGCGTC
This genomic stretch from Gemmatimonadaceae bacterium harbors:
- a CDS encoding TonB-dependent receptor, with protein sequence MSPRRSISLLLVLLLGAFAPSRLHAQGDADIIRGRVIGPDKKPVENVTVTATSLVNQTSRTAKTNKDGRFSIIFNGGGGDYMMAYIAIGFAPTRFEVKREVDEDILIADATVNKTAVSLDAVRVTAGRERPDRNGNSLDVGGRDQAVNTNNVPIDILGDLSAMAATLPGVTLIPGADGAASGFSVLGLGADQNNITLNGLNFAGTDLPRDATTQQRVTTSSFDPSRGGFSGAQISLRTNSGTNYITRSLHQTVDAPDLQYSNAIGRALGQPFTNLQLSGSAAGPFVLDKAFYALSWQAGRRSSNLQDLLNLTGDPLALETVGVSPDSVQRLISLLNQAQIPLTNNAIPSSKLTQNGSFLSSFDFAPSGGHFYNVTVNGRWQGQDGASLSNTAVPDHGGDNRSYGGTLQARHSAYFKDNFLDNTSGSIQESVTQGSPYIELPSATVRVNSIFPDGNAGTSNLQFGGNTGLPRNSHTLNTELQNEISWISLDNKHRYKFGLDFRYNRYSQDNTTNRFGTYTYNSIQDFEDGVPASFSRRLQVNQRFGDDIGASGWLGDAWRATPRFQLTYGLRVDASHFQGNPQFNPAIDSVYQLRNDAVPRGIYVSPRLGFSWTYGTNPQIGGFQGAQRGSRGQISGGFGQFQNLPSSPLIAAAVDQTGLPSAAQQLSCIGSAVPSPDWQQYLQNTGMIPTTCAGDISSFTSTVPNVVLFSKDYIPQRSWRANLNWNAPILNNMFRLTSGATYSLNLNQQSQVDLNFNRKPVFTLSNEGRPIYVDPSLIFPSTGQTIETGSRVSSEFANVTNYVSDLHSHTTQLQVGISPVAFNSAFQWGVTYVWQKVLDEQRGFGGGSTASDPYLIQWARGNQDARHQITYNIGYTFHQAVSVVALGRVQSGNPFTPMVAGDINGDGYNNDRAFIYDPSRVTGDSALAAGMRNLLANAPSSVKSCLQSQLGTIAGRNSCQAPWYTTLSLRVSLISQAMRVVPDRATISLGIANPLTGLDALVHGSNNLHGWGAPSFADPTLLLAKGFDPASQQYQYTVNPRFGANRQATTTLLAPTQLTLDVRLDVGPERERQDLFLRLRSGRGGRGNKLSADQIKIQYERTYPNPFEQMLRQQDSLGLSNETADSIAILNKAYGKVIDSIWTPVAAYLAGLEEKYDLDAAYDRVRTAENRSLDQMAIYGPAAKNLLTPEQVRKLPPFIALFLDNQAIRQVRPGRAGGGRGGFFGG
- a CDS encoding ABC transporter permease; translation: MPLDSLRSAARSLRRQPAFVSVVVLSLALGIALNTTMYGMLDALLRPRIDVRDPAQLYWIRFYGDYKWHVDAPTRDTVLSSGLHTYESVTRAELAIFAQQIQHDGHFSEGVVQGVAWNYFDVLGARPLAGRTFISSDETPDPSAIVIGQTVASQLFPNGDSPIGATITINHQPRVVVGVVSDFTRLPGELAVAWQVAPRKLRGGLFQRLIRLRPGATRADAERELSTVSARIAIAAGENPKDDVLRFHQAADPEFQLRPMHRGLIYAVAAILLVACANLANIQLARGIGRRRELALRSALGASRSRIITHLMGESIILGVAGLALGLVLTYWGARSLHASIPPTVGKYIVEPQMSWRVLVFAIVALLFCLFAVGLAPAISISRTDPNELLKSGAGTGATKRNRRRYALLVGVEIALSLALCCIATATVHTWMFYKGRTSVGYDPRMLSTGSLTVQVPPGSAVRYSELLQTMAARISAIPGVTGAATAAPLGMPEGSAVTVADAGGVREFPAPLFGVTAVSPSYVRTMGWPVVRGRDFIEGERDRGGLIIDQATARKLWPNNNPIGALLKLGYKKSNRPYVPVVGIIGEQKGFETPTEDSQTGARLGRVFYLPGPNDTATASRVLMTFRARAANHPERLPTVLREQIGSFPDANVSQVMTMVDFLGITTGLQGARFLSELFVAFALLAIALAAFGVYGVVAHAVAERRRELGVRVALGATTRDILHAVLRESVVVALAGAAGGLYLTRGGVLLVSEIAMLDVYNAPMFALVAIAVLGVATATAFVPAMRATRIDPTESLRAE
- a CDS encoding M28 family peptidase; this translates as MSTLTRILRPRAAVSVATISTLLALAAAPIQAQRGAAGSEGAPPDTLNDPVRLMVARLDLEKYKATIKGLTQFGDRRQGTERNRKAVDWIEAQLKSYGCTPTERITYTYVTPPPRARGGAGGDSAGGRGRGRGNAAQGGGRIRGYRIQTGVNTDSLKQPDPRIRALDTEPAKDGERQEVFCTKVGSTHPEEMYIVGGHMDGHGWNEAANDDGSGTALVMEVARVFSSPDVKTDRSIRFILWNNEETGTNGARAYIAQRDSLQGRENPPGSGKYPEPKWLGMIQHDMMMFDHGMPRPDGTMSPDQRPEADVNIEFQVTSKHAEGAQKLAWFFQTANEKYATDYPARVGQHMTNTDSGPFQDLVPSISLRENERGEQIGAGWDPQWHQPTDLYSTYNDKDFRLGLNAAQTTLAAVALLTGAKLVK
- a CDS encoding DinB family protein, which translates into the protein MSIGTSMLAEFDREMATTRRVLERVPTDQGTWKPHEKSFALGHLAQLVAGMPGWITLTIRNPDLDLKSGSGYSFQPTDSLVAQFDKNVGEARAELAKVSDQAFDEPWSLKMGDRVLTTEPRGVVVRTHINHLVHHRGQLTVYLRLLNVPVPSIYGPTADERTFG